One Roseimaritima multifibrata DNA window includes the following coding sequences:
- a CDS encoding ECF-type sigma factor: protein MSQSSESFAKMIDAVRTGDQQATAELWHLYYQRLVRVAASRLPASLRRSSDEEDVALSAFHSFIAGIQEDKFPDLSGPENLWGLLITLTGRKAHAHFRHQTRQKRGGGQVRGESVFVDANDIRGAGLGGIASEDETADLQAELAEECDSLLNQLPDEQLRQIAIMRMEGFLVDEIATRLELSKRAVERRLQLIRKTWTEAVETEETP from the coding sequence TTGTCGCAGTCGAGCGAATCCTTTGCGAAGATGATCGATGCGGTCCGCACGGGGGACCAGCAGGCGACCGCCGAATTGTGGCATTTGTACTACCAGCGATTGGTACGCGTTGCGGCTAGTCGGCTGCCCGCTTCTTTGCGTCGTTCTAGCGATGAAGAAGATGTCGCTTTGAGTGCTTTTCACAGCTTTATTGCCGGAATTCAGGAAGACAAATTTCCCGACCTGTCGGGTCCGGAAAACCTTTGGGGATTACTAATTACGCTGACTGGCCGGAAAGCGCACGCTCATTTTCGTCACCAGACCCGTCAGAAGCGGGGTGGGGGGCAGGTTCGGGGAGAATCGGTTTTTGTCGATGCGAACGATATTCGCGGAGCCGGACTGGGGGGAATCGCCAGCGAAGATGAGACCGCCGATCTCCAGGCGGAATTGGCTGAAGAGTGTGACTCGCTGCTAAACCAGTTGCCGGATGAGCAGTTGCGTCAAATTGCGATCATGCGAATGGAGGGTTTTTTGGTTGACGAAATCGCCACACGTCTAGAATTATCGAAACGAGCCGTCGAACGCCGACTGCAGCTGATTCGTAAGACTTGGACCGAGGCGGTGGAAACCGAGGAAACCCCCTGA
- a CDS encoding serine/threonine-protein kinase, which produces MTFSNLTADEMARIDAICLNFEAEFKAGQAPHVSDVIAANPDVDREALVAELEAVNAELSSSKVSTLQPTQPKTLSEPHDSVFRPGVDIGPYRIESLIGRGGMGRVYRGYDSRLARPVAIKVLADDWSQHRERVDRFERESRAVAAMRHANIVSLYDVGSHAGRPYAVMELLEGETLRERIARGPMTPTQTRWIGAQIADALTAAHEAGIVHRDLKPENLFLIENSKSDSDTKNSSSVKLLDFGLSRAPEGQQADSHDPTASGIVMGTAGYMAPEQARGEKATVAADIFSLGCVLHECFYGKPPFPGKTLAESLGAVLHTPPVGNSQIEATDPDLALTILRCLEKDIRQRPSSAAEVARWLRVPAAETLPPTAAGGGVLANGAASVSPAAAHREAMRETATHSSIGRPMPAKPMLFSRRNIFKGIGGGILGAFGGVALWKVMSPPGLAINSLAVLPIHFEGEGDRLPLGDRLMSEEERLAMSVHFQLAKQPSLRLLPYRSMKVDASNYVEVGEELGVEGLVLVGLTGEGKSNQVNLQLVDTSNGELLWGEEFIYHADTFPFEQRSSATVIAQRIGDELSSLRISGQVENDQAYGCLVNGEARLDPDSPAGMRESLSCFGKARRADPGYAEAHAGFALAALSIAGLTEFKERVGLIIEAREAIDQALVLNGDSGMVNLAAAMFRWRIDFDWILADNHFQKALDLMPNSWQLQHEYALYCAASRFGDQAVESASRAVKLNPLSLTLRIDAARIRWFNGDRLRAGQQTKAILREFPDNRDAIGLVIDLHEEREEYNTAAGLQGILGRPGMSPEEYYLNREKRLADFPYGAFGPEMNRAILDARRNRADRPYIETLALAPPTSFALLMSAHPAFADVRHFQVVEDIIPPEL; this is translated from the coding sequence GTGACATTTTCTAATTTAACCGCTGATGAGATGGCTCGAATCGATGCCATCTGCTTGAATTTCGAAGCTGAATTCAAAGCGGGCCAAGCACCGCATGTTTCAGATGTCATCGCTGCGAATCCTGATGTTGATCGTGAAGCATTGGTCGCCGAACTTGAAGCGGTGAATGCAGAACTGTCCAGCAGTAAAGTTTCGACGCTGCAGCCAACCCAACCGAAAACCCTTTCCGAACCACACGATTCGGTTTTTCGCCCCGGTGTCGATATCGGTCCCTACCGGATCGAATCGCTGATTGGACGCGGAGGAATGGGGCGCGTTTACCGCGGGTACGATTCGCGGTTGGCAAGGCCGGTTGCGATCAAAGTGCTGGCCGATGACTGGTCGCAGCACCGGGAAAGGGTCGACCGATTTGAGCGGGAATCGCGAGCCGTTGCCGCGATGCGACACGCCAATATCGTCTCGTTGTATGACGTCGGAAGCCACGCTGGGCGGCCCTATGCGGTGATGGAATTGCTGGAGGGTGAAACCCTCCGGGAACGGATTGCACGCGGGCCTATGACCCCGACTCAAACCCGCTGGATTGGAGCTCAGATCGCCGATGCCTTAACGGCGGCCCATGAAGCAGGAATCGTGCATCGGGACCTGAAGCCGGAAAATTTATTCCTGATCGAAAATTCAAAATCCGATTCGGATACGAAAAACAGTTCCTCCGTAAAACTGCTCGATTTTGGGCTCTCTCGAGCTCCGGAAGGACAGCAAGCCGATAGCCATGATCCGACCGCAAGTGGGATCGTGATGGGGACGGCAGGCTACATGGCCCCGGAACAGGCCCGCGGGGAAAAAGCAACCGTCGCTGCCGATATCTTTAGCCTGGGTTGTGTCCTGCACGAATGCTTCTACGGAAAACCGCCGTTTCCTGGCAAGACACTGGCCGAATCCCTCGGGGCGGTTTTACATACGCCTCCTGTCGGGAATTCGCAGATCGAGGCGACCGACCCTGACTTGGCTCTGACGATCCTTCGCTGCTTGGAAAAAGATATTCGACAGCGTCCCTCGTCGGCTGCCGAGGTGGCTCGTTGGCTGCGTGTTCCCGCCGCGGAAACTCTGCCGCCGACTGCCGCAGGTGGCGGCGTACTGGCAAATGGGGCAGCGTCTGTCTCGCCCGCAGCTGCACACAGGGAAGCGATGCGGGAAACCGCAACGCACAGCTCGATTGGCCGGCCGATGCCTGCCAAGCCAATGCTCTTCTCGCGAAGGAATATTTTTAAAGGAATTGGCGGTGGCATCCTGGGAGCCTTCGGTGGTGTCGCACTTTGGAAGGTGATGAGCCCTCCCGGCTTGGCAATCAATTCGCTTGCCGTGCTGCCGATCCATTTTGAAGGCGAAGGGGACCGTCTGCCCCTGGGCGATCGGCTGATGTCCGAAGAAGAACGCCTTGCAATGTCGGTGCATTTCCAATTGGCAAAACAACCCTCGCTGCGACTTTTGCCCTATCGATCCATGAAAGTCGATGCTTCGAATTACGTCGAAGTCGGAGAAGAACTGGGCGTCGAGGGCTTGGTGTTGGTCGGATTAACAGGAGAAGGCAAATCGAACCAAGTGAACCTGCAGTTAGTTGACACTTCCAATGGTGAATTGCTGTGGGGCGAAGAGTTCATCTACCACGCCGATACTTTCCCCTTTGAGCAACGCAGTAGCGCCACCGTGATCGCCCAAAGGATTGGTGATGAGCTGTCATCCCTGCGGATTAGTGGGCAAGTTGAAAACGATCAAGCGTACGGTTGCTTGGTCAACGGGGAAGCAAGGCTGGATCCTGATAGTCCGGCTGGAATGCGGGAATCGCTTTCTTGTTTCGGGAAAGCGCGACGGGCCGATCCGGGGTATGCAGAGGCTCATGCAGGGTTTGCACTGGCCGCCCTTTCGATCGCCGGGTTAACCGAATTCAAAGAACGTGTCGGGCTGATTATTGAAGCGAGAGAGGCGATTGATCAGGCATTGGTGCTGAACGGTGATTCGGGAATGGTTAACCTTGCGGCGGCAATGTTCCGCTGGCGCATTGATTTTGATTGGATCCTTGCGGACAACCATTTCCAAAAAGCACTTGATTTGATGCCCAACAGTTGGCAGCTGCAGCATGAGTACGCGTTGTACTGTGCCGCTTCACGGTTCGGTGATCAAGCGGTTGAATCCGCCAGTCGTGCAGTCAAACTGAATCCACTTTCCCTCACGTTGAGAATCGATGCGGCACGGATTCGTTGGTTCAACGGCGATCGGCTCCGAGCCGGCCAACAGACAAAGGCGATCCTCAGAGAATTTCCGGACAACCGGGATGCGATTGGGTTGGTGATCGATTTGCACGAGGAGCGTGAGGAATATAATACCGCGGCTGGTCTGCAAGGCATTCTGGGGCGGCCAGGAATGTCGCCTGAAGAATATTATTTGAATCGAGAAAAACGCTTAGCAGATTTTCCGTACGGAGCTTTCGGTCCGGAAATGAATCGCGCCATCTTGGATGCAAGGCGGAACCGTGCGGATCGACCCTATATCGAAACGCTCGCGCTGGCACCGCCAACGTCTTTTGCACTGTTGATGTCGGCCCATCCAGCTTTTGCGGATGTGCGCCACTTTCAGGTGGTGGAGGACATTATTCCACCGGAACTGTGA
- a CDS encoding AEC family transporter → MPTFRVVDFMDDLLPIASRVTGVFLVMVAGGFCRKTGWLTVESDRSLANLTANVLLPALFFDRMISSDTVQSLSETWFPPLVGFLFTVLGFGMGALVAHFLGPAIGLTTTAQKRAFILCAGIANYGYIPLPLAQQFYPDAEVSLIIHNVGVDMALWSLGIMVIAGRAGTRWRRIFGSPPLLAVLIGLGLKQAGGAEWIPQPVLQMTQALGACAIPLGLLLSGAIIVDYLPRMRWHEGKAVLTVASLLRLIILPVLMLVFAKFAVGESNLKEVLLLQAAMPAATFPIVLVRLYDQDVGTAVRVALGTSVIALVSIPLWMWIGAIWLGLSPAG, encoded by the coding sequence TTGCCCACATTTCGCGTTGTCGACTTCATGGATGATCTGCTTCCGATCGCGTCCCGAGTCACCGGGGTCTTCCTTGTGATGGTCGCTGGTGGGTTCTGTCGTAAAACCGGATGGTTGACGGTCGAATCGGATCGCTCGCTCGCTAACCTGACGGCTAACGTTTTGCTGCCAGCGCTCTTTTTTGATCGCATGATCAGTAGCGACACGGTCCAGTCGCTGTCCGAGACATGGTTTCCTCCGCTGGTTGGATTCCTTTTCACGGTGCTTGGGTTTGGCATGGGAGCCTTGGTCGCCCATTTCTTGGGGCCTGCGATCGGACTGACGACAACGGCTCAGAAAAGAGCTTTTATTCTTTGTGCGGGGATCGCCAACTATGGCTACATCCCACTCCCTTTGGCTCAGCAGTTTTACCCCGATGCTGAAGTCTCTTTGATCATCCACAATGTCGGCGTAGATATGGCTTTGTGGAGCCTGGGCATCATGGTGATCGCCGGGCGTGCAGGGACTCGCTGGCGGCGGATTTTCGGCAGCCCCCCCCTCTTGGCCGTTTTGATTGGGCTGGGGCTGAAGCAGGCGGGCGGGGCCGAATGGATACCGCAACCTGTTCTCCAAATGACGCAGGCGTTAGGCGCCTGTGCGATTCCGCTGGGGCTGTTGCTTAGCGGAGCGATCATTGTCGATTATCTACCTCGGATGCGTTGGCATGAGGGCAAAGCCGTCCTGACAGTCGCATCGCTTTTGCGCTTGATCATTTTGCCGGTCTTGATGCTGGTGTTTGCAAAGTTCGCCGTTGGTGAATCCAACTTGAAGGAGGTTTTGCTGCTGCAAGCCGCCATGCCAGCGGCCACGTTTCCAATCGTTTTGGTCCGCCTGTATGACCAGGATGTAGGAACCGCCGTGCGCGTGGCATTGGGGACATCCGTGATCGCATTGGTCTCGATTCCGCTATGGATGTGGATCGGTGCGATATGGCTGGGACTTTCACCCGCCGGGTAA
- the pgl gene encoding 6-phosphogluconolactonase — protein MTANVKTFADPSALATAFAADFAAWVPTQTQEKINVALSGGSTPTKLFEVLAADYGDKIDWSRIHFYWGDERCVAPDDPESNYGVANELLFSKLNIAAENIHRIHGEDDPDEERSRYENEIYGEVEIDDDAIPQFDLVILGLGDDGHTASIFPHQSQYLKSDQVCEVAIHPETAQKRITLTGPVLNGAHKVVFLITGANKAEVLQQVIQKTGDFESFPASHIGAADLTYYVDEAAAANLG, from the coding sequence ATGACCGCCAACGTAAAAACATTTGCAGATCCCTCTGCTCTCGCGACCGCATTCGCTGCCGACTTTGCCGCTTGGGTTCCCACACAGACTCAGGAAAAAATCAATGTGGCTCTCTCCGGTGGAAGCACGCCCACCAAACTGTTTGAAGTTTTGGCGGCGGACTATGGAGACAAAATCGATTGGTCTCGGATTCACTTCTACTGGGGCGACGAACGCTGCGTTGCTCCGGACGATCCGGAAAGCAATTATGGCGTTGCAAACGAATTGCTATTTAGCAAACTGAATATCGCTGCGGAAAATATCCATCGCATTCACGGTGAGGACGATCCCGACGAAGAGCGTTCACGTTACGAGAACGAAATTTACGGAGAAGTCGAAATTGATGATGACGCCATTCCGCAATTCGATTTGGTCATCCTTGGCTTGGGGGACGATGGACACACGGCTTCGATTTTCCCACACCAAAGCCAGTACTTGAAATCCGATCAAGTTTGCGAAGTCGCGATCCATCCCGAAACGGCACAGAAACGCATCACCCTTACCGGCCCCGTGCTAAACGGAGCTCACAAGGTTGTATTCCTGATTACCGGAGCGAACAAAGCCGAAGTTCTGCAGCAGGTGATTCAGAAGACGGGTGATTTCGAAAGCTTCCCCGCTTCCCATATCGGCGCTGCCGACCTGACCTACTATGTCGACGAAGCGGCTGCTGCGAACCTCGGCTAA
- a CDS encoding efflux RND transporter periplasmic adaptor subunit has translation MKYVWTGLKIALVVGVLGAVFYQYKFSRVSVLAHPVGRGTIVGEVMGTGTLEARVEAKVSPKIAGRVVELLVDQGDRVSAGDLLVRLDDDELTQQVAIATANVDAASAAIERLKTDKERAEAVYQQARKSHDRVQQLVGKNAASVEDEEKASEALSVAESGIARAEAAIAEGQKNLVAAEKTAQYHSARLNDTEIRASFDGLVVKRSREPGDIVVPGSSILTIISTDELWISAWVDETEMSSLESGQPALVVFRSEPNQFRSGEVARLGREADRETREFIVDVKVLELPKNWAVGQRAETFIKVAQHDQALILPSLWLINRNGATGVFVNVNGVAVWRTLSLGVRSRESVEVLEGLEEGEVVIAPENAATNLTEGRRVVEVANSSEKKSS, from the coding sequence ATGAAATACGTTTGGACTGGCTTGAAGATCGCACTTGTCGTGGGCGTGTTGGGTGCCGTTTTCTATCAGTATAAATTTTCGCGGGTATCGGTGCTCGCCCACCCTGTTGGACGTGGCACGATTGTCGGGGAAGTCATGGGGACCGGCACGCTTGAAGCCCGCGTCGAAGCGAAGGTCAGTCCGAAGATCGCCGGCCGCGTTGTGGAATTGTTGGTTGATCAAGGCGATCGAGTTTCGGCAGGAGATCTACTTGTCCGTCTGGACGACGATGAATTGACGCAGCAAGTTGCGATTGCGACCGCCAATGTCGATGCCGCATCCGCGGCGATCGAGCGTCTTAAAACCGATAAAGAACGGGCGGAAGCCGTCTATCAACAGGCTCGAAAGAGTCACGATCGCGTCCAGCAATTGGTCGGCAAAAATGCGGCGAGCGTTGAGGATGAAGAGAAAGCGTCCGAGGCTTTGTCGGTCGCCGAATCTGGCATTGCCCGCGCTGAAGCCGCGATCGCCGAAGGTCAAAAGAATCTTGTCGCTGCCGAAAAAACGGCTCAGTATCACAGCGCTCGATTGAACGATACCGAAATCCGGGCTTCGTTCGATGGGCTTGTTGTTAAACGCAGTCGTGAACCTGGCGACATCGTCGTGCCCGGTAGTTCCATTTTGACGATAATCTCCACCGACGAACTATGGATCAGTGCGTGGGTGGATGAAACCGAGATGTCTTCACTGGAATCTGGCCAGCCGGCACTTGTCGTGTTCCGCAGTGAACCCAATCAATTTCGTTCCGGCGAAGTCGCTAGGCTCGGGCGTGAAGCCGACCGGGAAACACGTGAGTTTATCGTCGATGTAAAGGTGTTGGAGCTGCCAAAAAACTGGGCCGTGGGGCAGAGGGCGGAGACCTTTATCAAGGTCGCCCAGCATGATCAGGCACTGATTCTGCCCTCGCTGTGGTTGATTAACCGAAATGGAGCAACTGGCGTTTTTGTGAATGTGAATGGGGTGGCGGTTTGGCGGACTTTGTCGCTAGGTGTTCGCAGTCGCGAGTCGGTGGAGGTGTTGGAGGGGCTTGAAGAAGGAGAAGTTGTGATTGCGCCCGAAAACGCCGCGACGAACCTAACCGAGGGAAGACGTGTTGTGGAAGTTGCCAATTCTTCCGAAAAGAAATCATCATGA
- a CDS encoding ABC transporter permease has product MNLAVKDIRHNLGRFALTAVGMGMLLMVVMGMGGIYRGVVEDATLLIDRVDADLWIVQRGTRGPFAELSRLPSNLVYRAAAVPGVAQSREFVYHTIQRQRDGKPLRIAVLGLSWPTDRGEWIPLTTGRPLGQAHFEIIADKTLGLAVGEKIKLGKETYKVVGTTTNMISSGGDGLAFCTVSDALAIQFDTPGEAVRLERAAREARGEKFELAIQQPTILENAWKPSSQLPGIARPQISAVMVTLSPGADADRVAEIISGWGDVSVFTAEGERELLLKGSVEKVRRQIGLFRVLLTLIAAIIMALILYTLTLDKIHSIALLKLIGAPNTVILGLILQQALILGMVGFAIAYLVGRQLFPMFPRRVILADADLIQLAAIVLAISVVSSLLGIWKALKVSPNEALA; this is encoded by the coding sequence ATGAATCTTGCCGTCAAAGACATTCGCCATAATTTGGGACGTTTCGCACTGACCGCCGTCGGTATGGGTATGTTGTTGATGGTCGTGATGGGGATGGGGGGTATCTATCGTGGGGTCGTGGAGGATGCAACGTTATTGATCGACCGGGTCGACGCGGATCTTTGGATCGTGCAACGAGGCACTCGCGGGCCGTTTGCCGAATTGTCGCGACTCCCGTCGAACTTGGTTTATCGTGCGGCCGCGGTACCCGGTGTCGCTCAATCACGCGAGTTCGTCTATCACACGATCCAACGGCAGCGCGATGGAAAGCCACTAAGGATTGCTGTGCTAGGTCTTAGCTGGCCGACCGACCGGGGCGAATGGATACCGCTGACAACAGGGCGGCCGCTCGGGCAGGCTCATTTCGAAATCATCGCCGACAAGACACTTGGGCTTGCAGTCGGCGAGAAGATCAAGCTTGGCAAAGAAACCTACAAGGTTGTCGGAACGACGACCAACATGATCAGCTCTGGCGGCGACGGGCTGGCGTTTTGCACGGTTTCCGATGCGCTGGCGATTCAGTTCGACACGCCCGGCGAAGCGGTGCGACTTGAACGGGCCGCACGCGAAGCGAGGGGCGAGAAGTTTGAACTTGCGATCCAGCAGCCAACGATCCTCGAAAACGCATGGAAACCGTCCAGTCAACTGCCTGGCATTGCGAGACCGCAGATCAGTGCGGTGATGGTGACGCTGTCACCTGGTGCGGATGCGGACCGGGTTGCGGAAATCATTTCGGGATGGGGCGACGTATCGGTGTTTACCGCCGAAGGTGAACGAGAATTGTTGCTGAAGGGAAGCGTCGAGAAAGTACGACGACAAATTGGGCTGTTCCGCGTTCTGTTAACGTTGATCGCAGCAATCATCATGGCGCTGATTCTGTACACGTTGACGCTTGATAAAATACATTCGATCGCACTCTTAAAACTGATTGGAGCCCCTAACACGGTCATCCTCGGATTGATTTTGCAGCAAGCGTTGATACTGGGAATGGTCGGATTTGCCATTGCTTATCTGGTGGGGCGGCAACTGTTTCCGATGTTTCCCCGCCGTGTCATTTTGGCGGATGCGGACTTGATTCAGTTGGCAGCGATCGTGCTGGCGATTTCGGTGGTGTCCAGTCTGCTTGGCATCTGGAAAGCGTTGAAGGTTTCACCGAACGAGGCATTGGCATGA
- a CDS encoding ABC transporter ATP-binding protein → MSDSKPLAVEAESLTKIYGSGNTEVVAMKDASMKVAKGEVVALLGPSGSGKSTFLTAVGLINPPTSGRITIGGKLVLDGDTAHANLRSFRRQHLGFIFQKSNLIPFLTGLENIQIAMQLNGESARSSRKHAMELLDYLGVGDRANNFPSMLSGGQQQRIAVARALANHPSVILADEPTAALDGHRGRQVMELFAQVAHEQSAGVIVVTHDQRSLDVFDTIYEMEDGQMKKSQGLPH, encoded by the coding sequence ATGAGCGATTCGAAACCACTTGCTGTCGAAGCTGAATCGCTCACGAAGATTTACGGTTCTGGCAATACCGAGGTCGTCGCAATGAAAGATGCGTCGATGAAAGTCGCGAAAGGGGAAGTCGTTGCACTGCTTGGTCCCAGTGGCAGCGGCAAGTCCACTTTCCTGACCGCCGTCGGACTAATTAATCCACCGACGTCGGGGCGGATCACCATCGGTGGCAAACTGGTTCTGGACGGCGATACTGCGCACGCGAACCTGCGTTCCTTCCGCCGACAGCACCTCGGTTTCATCTTCCAAAAGTCAAACTTGATCCCGTTCTTAACCGGTCTTGAGAACATTCAAATCGCGATGCAGCTGAATGGGGAATCGGCCCGGTCGTCACGCAAACATGCGATGGAGTTGCTTGATTACTTAGGCGTTGGCGACCGAGCCAACAATTTCCCCTCGATGTTGTCAGGGGGCCAACAACAACGGATCGCGGTCGCCCGAGCCCTTGCCAATCATCCCAGCGTGATCTTGGCTGACGAACCGACCGCCGCTCTCGATGGGCACCGCGGACGCCAAGTGATGGAACTGTTCGCTCAAGTCGCCCACGAACAATCGGCTGGCGTGATCGTTGTCACCCACGACCAGCGATCGCTGGATGTTTTTGACACCATCTATGAAATGGAAGACGGACAAATGAAAAAATCCCAAGGCCTTCCGCACTAG
- a CDS encoding outer membrane protein assembly factor BamB family protein, whose protein sequence is MANGLGMALIPYRGIGDYNSGANRTNGGRPDPESPPRFTWNIRMPLSASAWLTMIRPALCTILMAVGFQSTSLAADAWPEFRGPRGDGVVPSLAPSIPTKWTPEENITWRTELPGEGWSSPVIGGGKIYLSAAMPSDDGSDDRVLCLLILDQATGSLEKTVKLMKQESSTTPKIHNKNSHASPTPLLSENRIYIHFGYQGTACTDRQGNVQWVNRDLSFKPTHGNGGSPVLADGKLIFTCDGGDSPSVAALNTKDGSLAWRTPRPVDSARKFSFATPTVIDVDNQIQIIAPGSDCVLALDPASGKIIWQVAYDGFSVIPKPVYADGRLFVISGFMRSTLMAIQPTGKGDITDTHVDWVAKKAIPKTPSPIATDGLVFVVSDDGIVSCFEQTTGELVWKERLGGGFSSSPTLIGDHLYVTSEEGKTTVMKAGRKFELLAENDLEERSLASLAVADGAIYLRTAKALYRIENR, encoded by the coding sequence ATGGCAAATGGCCTAGGTATGGCGTTGATTCCCTACAGAGGGATAGGAGACTACAATTCAGGTGCCAACCGAACGAACGGTGGGCGTCCCGACCCCGAATCTCCACCCCGATTTACTTGGAATATTCGTATGCCGTTGTCTGCCTCCGCATGGTTGACCATGATTCGCCCTGCCCTTTGCACCATCCTGATGGCTGTCGGTTTCCAGTCGACCAGCCTAGCAGCCGACGCATGGCCAGAATTCCGCGGACCTCGAGGGGATGGGGTGGTTCCTTCGTTGGCACCTTCAATTCCTACCAAATGGACGCCGGAGGAGAACATCACCTGGCGCACCGAGTTGCCGGGCGAAGGCTGGTCATCGCCCGTTATTGGAGGCGGAAAAATCTACCTCTCGGCAGCGATGCCAAGTGACGACGGCTCGGATGACCGAGTGCTCTGTTTGCTGATCCTGGACCAAGCGACAGGCTCGTTGGAAAAAACCGTCAAACTCATGAAACAAGAGAGTTCGACGACTCCGAAAATTCACAACAAAAATTCCCACGCCAGCCCCACGCCGCTGCTTTCTGAGAATCGGATCTATATCCACTTCGGATACCAAGGAACCGCCTGCACCGATCGCCAAGGAAATGTGCAGTGGGTCAATCGCGATCTTTCGTTCAAACCGACTCACGGGAATGGTGGGTCTCCGGTGCTGGCCGATGGGAAACTGATTTTTACCTGTGACGGCGGCGATTCGCCTTCGGTTGCAGCGTTAAACACCAAAGACGGATCACTCGCCTGGCGGACTCCACGGCCGGTCGATTCAGCTCGCAAGTTTTCGTTTGCGACTCCGACGGTGATCGATGTCGACAATCAAATTCAAATCATCGCCCCCGGAAGCGATTGTGTCTTAGCCCTCGACCCCGCATCGGGAAAAATCATCTGGCAGGTTGCCTACGATGGATTTTCAGTGATTCCCAAACCGGTTTATGCGGATGGCCGGCTGTTTGTCATTTCAGGATTCATGCGATCGACCCTGATGGCGATTCAGCCAACAGGCAAAGGGGACATCACCGACACCCACGTCGACTGGGTCGCCAAGAAAGCGATTCCCAAAACGCCTTCTCCGATTGCAACCGATGGCTTGGTATTTGTTGTCAGCGACGACGGCATCGTCTCCTGCTTTGAGCAAACGACCGGCGAACTGGTATGGAAAGAACGCCTGGGCGGCGGTTTTTCGTCCTCTCCAACCCTGATCGGAGACCACCTATACGTCACTAGCGAGGAGGGCAAAACAACCGTCATGAAGGCCGGCCGCAAATTTGAATTATTGGCCGAAAACGATCTTGAGGAACGGTCCCTAGCATCGTTAGCCGTTGCCGATGGTGCGATCTACCTGCGGACCGCAAAAGCCCTATACCGAATCGAAAATCGATAA